GGACATGGGGTCCGATGGCAGGAACTCCTATCTGTCCAACGGGGACACGGTGATGGTGACGATCCCGGACCTGCACATCCGCCACGAGGACCTAGACAAGGAGGCGGAGGCGTTCGGCATCAAGGTGGACGAGGTCATAGTGATGAGCAAGCATTCCGCCGCAAGCGGCAGGCCCGCGCTCACCGCGCATCCGATAGGGAACTACCATGAGAACGATTTCGGAGGGAAGGCGGAGGCCGTCGTGAAGGCCAATCCGGCGCTGATGACCGATGCGCTGAGGAGGATGGTATCATTCAACGACATCCCCGACGAACAGCTGTGCTTCGAGGTCACCCATCACGGCCCGTGGATGGAGAAGCCCACGTTCTTCATCGAGGTGGGCAGCGAGGAGAGGGAGTGGGGCAACAAGCATGCCGCCGAGATCCTCGCGAAGGTGATCGATTCCCTCGAACCCCATGAGGAGTATCCCTCTGCGATAGGCATCGGGGGAGGCCATTACGCCCCGAGGTTCACCGAGGTGGCGCTGAAGTACAAGGTGAATTTCGGACACATGATCCCCAACTACCATCTGGAGGGAAGGGACGATGAGGACATCGTCAGGATGATAGGGCTGGCAGGAGAGGCCACCGGCACTAAGATGGTGTATCTGCATGGGAAATCCATGAAGAAGGCCGAGGAGAGGAGGATCGAGGGCCTGATAGAATCGGTCGGTTACGAGAGGATTAAATCCGCTGATCTGGAGCCTTTGTGAGTCTATATCAGCGGGCGTTTCGACCTGGGATGGACGATATACCATCTGGAAAGGCCTTGTATAAATATAGATAGATTCTCTCTATCGTTGCGGAACACTCTGCCGAGCTGTCCGCAGGAAAAAGGATATGGATATGACAAGGGTGGCGGCGTTCTTCACCGACGAGCCGACCGTTACGCGTACGGCGATCCAGAAAGCAGCGGACGTTCAGGGCGTACTGATCCGCGCTTTCGATCGCTTGTGCTACGGTGACGGTAATGTGCAAGTCAAGGAGAGGTCCGACGGCGC
The nucleotide sequence above comes from Methanomassiliicoccales archaeon LGM-RCC1. Encoded proteins:
- a CDS encoding D-aminoacyl-tRNA deacylase, with translation MARLLVCSEPDLPSANMKESLLRMHEWEDMGSDGRNSYLSNGDTVMVTIPDLHIRHEDLDKEAEAFGIKVDEVIVMSKHSAASGRPALTAHPIGNYHENDFGGKAEAVVKANPALMTDALRRMVSFNDIPDEQLCFEVTHHGPWMEKPTFFIEVGSEEREWGNKHAAEILAKVIDSLEPHEEYPSAIGIGGGHYAPRFTEVALKYKVNFGHMIPNYHLEGRDDEDIVRMIGLAGEATGTKMVYLHGKSMKKAEERRIEGLIESVGYERIKSADLEPL